One genomic window of Bremerella sp. JC817 includes the following:
- the katG gene encoding catalase/peroxidase HPI, which produces MTHTLQFPRTIASMAVLCFASSVFAQHPATPSQAPAGHPQPTGGVSKCPITGALNAFMTAADAAAGEARKSPEAYMDQDPENKVQDWWPNKLDLSILRQNTNKSNPLGPDFDYAAEFNSLDIDEVKKDIKHLMTTSQDWWPADYGHYGPLFIRMAWHSAGTYRVTDGRGGASDGAQRFAPLNSWPDNANLDKARRLLWPIKQKYGQKISWADLMVLTGNCALESMGFETYGFAGGREDVWEPQNDIYWGPEGEWLGGQRYHGHGDLENPLAATQMGLIYVNPEGPKGKPDPLAAAQAIRTTFGRMAMNDEETVALIAGGHTFGKAHGAAPPSEYVGPEPEGASIEEQGLGWKNKLGKGNADSTITSGLEGAWTSTPAQWSHSYFENLYGYEWELTKSPAGAHQWKPKDGAGEGTVPDAHDPNKSHAPMMFTTDLALKMDPAYGKISKRFHEHPEEFEKAFAKAWYKLTHRDMGPHSRLLGSHVPEALIWQDPIPAVEHDLVTAEEIATLKQEILASDLTTAELVSTAWASASTFRGSDNRGGANGARIRLAPMKDWEVNQPQQLAKVLSTLEKIQQDFNKAQTGSKQISMADMIVLGGCAAVEDAAKKAGHDIEVPFTPGRTDATQEMTDVENIETLEPTADGFRNYLGEGNYRPAEKMLVDRANLLTLTAPEMTALVGGMRALNANVDESNHGVFTDRPGTLTNDYFVNLLDMGTTWKASEDNPQIFEGTDRETGAVKWTGTRVDLIFGSNSELRAVAEVYASEDGKTKFVNDFVAAWDKVMNLDRFEL; this is translated from the coding sequence ATGACTCACACACTTCAATTTCCGCGAACGATCGCGAGCATGGCGGTGCTCTGCTTCGCGTCGTCGGTGTTTGCGCAGCATCCTGCGACACCATCCCAGGCCCCTGCCGGACATCCTCAACCAACCGGCGGCGTTAGCAAGTGCCCCATCACCGGAGCTCTGAACGCTTTCATGACGGCTGCCGATGCTGCCGCAGGGGAAGCAAGGAAGAGCCCTGAAGCGTACATGGATCAAGATCCAGAAAACAAAGTGCAAGATTGGTGGCCGAACAAGCTCGACCTGAGCATCCTTCGCCAGAACACCAACAAGAGCAATCCACTGGGGCCAGACTTCGACTACGCTGCCGAGTTCAACTCGCTCGATATCGACGAAGTGAAGAAGGACATCAAGCACTTGATGACCACGTCGCAAGACTGGTGGCCTGCCGACTACGGTCACTATGGCCCGCTCTTCATTCGTATGGCCTGGCATAGCGCTGGTACCTATCGCGTGACCGATGGTCGTGGTGGTGCCTCGGATGGTGCTCAGCGATTCGCTCCGCTCAACAGCTGGCCAGACAATGCCAACCTCGACAAGGCACGTCGCCTGCTGTGGCCGATCAAGCAGAAGTATGGCCAGAAGATCTCGTGGGCTGACCTGATGGTTTTGACCGGCAACTGTGCATTGGAATCGATGGGCTTCGAGACCTACGGTTTTGCTGGTGGTCGTGAAGATGTCTGGGAACCTCAAAACGATATCTACTGGGGTCCGGAAGGCGAATGGCTCGGCGGTCAACGTTATCACGGGCATGGCGACCTCGAAAATCCTTTGGCAGCCACTCAAATGGGTTTGATCTACGTCAATCCTGAAGGCCCCAAGGGCAAGCCAGATCCACTGGCCGCCGCCCAGGCCATCCGCACGACGTTCGGTCGCATGGCCATGAACGATGAAGAAACCGTCGCTTTGATCGCTGGTGGTCACACCTTCGGCAAGGCTCACGGTGCCGCACCACCCAGTGAATATGTCGGTCCCGAACCAGAAGGCGCGAGCATCGAAGAGCAGGGCCTTGGCTGGAAGAACAAGTTGGGCAAAGGCAATGCCGACAGCACGATCACCAGTGGTTTGGAAGGTGCTTGGACGTCAACGCCAGCCCAGTGGTCGCACAGCTATTTTGAAAACCTGTATGGCTACGAATGGGAACTGACCAAGAGCCCAGCCGGTGCCCATCAGTGGAAGCCCAAAGACGGAGCAGGGGAGGGGACCGTTCCCGATGCCCACGATCCGAACAAATCGCACGCTCCGATGATGTTCACAACCGACCTCGCTTTGAAGATGGATCCGGCATACGGTAAGATCTCGAAGCGTTTCCATGAGCATCCAGAAGAATTCGAGAAAGCCTTCGCCAAGGCCTGGTACAAGTTGACCCACCGCGACATGGGACCTCATTCGCGATTGCTGGGCTCGCATGTGCCGGAAGCTTTGATCTGGCAAGATCCTATCCCAGCGGTGGAACACGATTTGGTTACGGCCGAAGAAATCGCAACACTGAAGCAAGAGATCCTGGCGTCCGATTTGACCACCGCTGAATTGGTTTCGACTGCCTGGGCTTCAGCCAGCACGTTCCGTGGTTCTGACAACCGCGGCGGTGCCAACGGTGCTCGCATTCGCTTGGCTCCGATGAAAGACTGGGAAGTCAACCAGCCACAGCAGTTGGCCAAAGTGTTGTCGACCCTGGAAAAGATCCAGCAAGACTTCAACAAGGCGCAGACTGGTAGCAAGCAGATTTCGATGGCCGACATGATCGTCCTGGGTGGCTGTGCCGCGGTGGAAGATGCCGCGAAGAAAGCGGGGCACGATATCGAAGTTCCGTTCACTCCAGGTCGAACCGATGCGACGCAGGAAATGACCGACGTCGAAAACATTGAAACGCTGGAACCAACGGCCGATGGTTTCCGCAACTACTTGGGCGAAGGCAACTATCGTCCGGCCGAGAAGATGTTGGTTGACCGCGCAAACCTGCTCACGCTGACCGCACCGGAAATGACCGCCTTGGTGGGTGGCATGCGAGCCTTGAATGCCAACGTCGACGAGTCGAACCATGGCGTCTTCACCGATCGTCCTGGCACGCTGACCAACGACTACTTCGTGAACCTGCTCGACATGGGCACGACCTGGAAGGCGAGCGAGGATAATCCTCAGATCTTCGAAGGAACCGATCGTGAGACCGGAGCCGTGAAGTGGACCGGTACCCGCGTCGATTTGATCTTCGGATCGAACTCGGAACTGCGAGCCGTCGCGGAAGTCTACGCCAGCGAAGATGGCAAAACCAAGTTCGTTAACGACTTCGTTGCCGCTTGGGACAAGGTGATGAACCTCGATCGATTTGAGCTGTAG
- a CDS encoding STM4015 family protein, which translates to MTIDQNYVEFFGLPVVDFEKQDDWKGPSKAYRVSVDYDTATDEMGKRYELLSSQADSDKLTAIIVGAWMGDDSSNDSSTVIQHLVALAPKLPALKAIFVGDITYEENEMSWIEQSDLAPLLAAYPGLELLQARGGNSLSISQTTHENLKSLIIETGGMPRSVLRDISRCSFPNLEHLELWLGTGEYGWDGGVEDLQPILTGKLFPKLSYLGLRNSDAIDEIAPVLPNAPLISQLRVLDLSLGSLSDVGARPLLALASAGNLKKLDLSHHYIAPEVLEELKAALPFEVVANDPQEADDEWRNIYVSE; encoded by the coding sequence ATGACAATTGACCAGAATTACGTCGAGTTCTTTGGCCTGCCGGTCGTCGATTTCGAGAAACAAGATGACTGGAAAGGTCCGAGCAAAGCGTATCGCGTCAGTGTCGACTACGACACCGCGACCGACGAGATGGGCAAACGCTATGAACTGCTGAGCAGTCAGGCTGACTCCGACAAGCTGACGGCCATAATCGTCGGTGCCTGGATGGGAGACGACAGCAGCAACGACAGTTCGACCGTGATTCAGCATCTGGTCGCGCTCGCTCCGAAACTTCCGGCACTCAAGGCGATCTTTGTTGGGGACATCACGTACGAAGAAAACGAAATGTCGTGGATCGAGCAAAGTGATCTCGCGCCACTTCTGGCCGCCTACCCAGGCCTGGAACTGCTTCAGGCCCGAGGCGGCAACAGTCTTTCGATTTCGCAGACCACGCACGAGAACCTGAAATCGCTGATCATCGAAACGGGCGGCATGCCCCGCTCGGTGCTGCGAGATATTTCACGCTGCAGCTTTCCTAATCTCGAACACCTGGAGCTTTGGCTCGGAACCGGTGAATATGGATGGGATGGTGGTGTCGAAGATTTGCAGCCAATCCTCACCGGCAAACTCTTTCCGAAGCTAAGCTACCTTGGGCTTCGCAATTCGGACGCGATCGACGAAATTGCACCGGTTCTTCCCAATGCACCTTTGATCAGCCAACTGCGAGTTCTCGATCTATCGCTCGGATCGCTCTCGGACGTGGGTGCCCGACCGCTGCTGGCGTTGGCTTCGGCAGGCAACCTGAAGAAGCTCGATCTTTCGCATCACTACATCGCGCCGGAAGTTCTCGAGGAACTGAAAGCGGCATTGCCATTCGAGGTCGTTGCCAACGATCCCCAGGAAGCCGATGACGAATGGCGGAACATTTATGTCTCGGAATGA
- a CDS encoding DUF6745 domain-containing protein, which yields MNQSTTPPSSTNLFRPNADGIVQLEGRQWEQIPPGFQCEVLDLTRCEGTIQLPAGLKLYELLLEGTAIESLPDDIQVEMAIRLSNCRELHSLPAGLSTGSLFLQGCNSLTRLPEDLDVWFLDMSGCWAFQGWPKHANIWAGNLNIRGCTALQTLPAYLGPLASLNVRDCSNLESLPDNLKITGWIDIAQSGLANVKSIPESLKNVEIRWQGVRISHELWLDPGSIQIQDILKEDNAERRRVLIDRYGQSRFMSEANAEVLDEDQDAGGDRKLLRVPLQEDEPLVTLSCRCPSTGRDYFLRVPPNMQSCRQAAAWMAGYDNPDDYNPEIET from the coding sequence ATGAACCAGTCTACGACGCCCCCGTCTTCCACCAATCTATTTCGTCCCAACGCCGATGGCATCGTGCAGCTTGAAGGCCGTCAGTGGGAACAGATCCCGCCTGGCTTTCAGTGCGAGGTTCTCGACCTGACCAGGTGCGAAGGGACGATCCAGCTTCCAGCAGGCCTGAAACTTTACGAACTGCTGCTGGAAGGGACCGCCATCGAATCGCTGCCGGACGATATCCAGGTCGAAATGGCGATCCGCCTTTCCAACTGCCGCGAACTCCATTCGCTGCCCGCAGGACTTTCGACCGGATCGCTATTTCTGCAGGGTTGCAATTCATTGACTCGATTGCCAGAGGACCTCGATGTCTGGTTCCTCGACATGTCGGGATGTTGGGCCTTCCAAGGCTGGCCGAAGCATGCCAACATCTGGGCAGGCAACTTGAACATTCGCGGCTGCACCGCCTTGCAAACCTTGCCTGCGTATCTTGGTCCTTTGGCTTCACTGAATGTTCGTGATTGCTCGAACCTCGAATCGCTTCCGGACAATCTAAAAATCACCGGCTGGATCGACATCGCTCAAAGCGGCCTGGCGAATGTAAAGTCGATTCCCGAGTCGCTCAAGAACGTCGAGATTCGCTGGCAAGGTGTGCGAATCAGTCACGAGTTGTGGCTTGACCCTGGGTCGATTCAGATTCAGGACATCTTGAAAGAAGACAACGCGGAACGTCGCCGAGTGCTGATCGATCGTTACGGCCAGTCCCGGTTCATGTCCGAGGCGAACGCCGAAGTCCTCGACGAAGATCAAGACGCCGGTGGCGATCGCAAGCTACTGCGAGTTCCGCTTCAGGAAGACGAGCCGCTAGTGACACTTTCGTGCCGTTGCCCATCGACCGGCCGCGACTACTTTCTGCGGGTGCCACCCAACATGCAATCGTGCCGCCAGGCCGCCGCGTGGATGGCTGGCTACGACAATCCCGACGACTACAATCCCGAAATCGAGACGTAG
- a CDS encoding sugar transferase has product MAALTRETNDAENVRPLRILHVVGGSGFGGASIFVSRLAAFCQRHGYHVDVLTTDPKLQATLKAAGIGVVDLDVIWREIRPLKDLSGARKLARYLKTAGYDIVHTHTSKGGIVGRWAAWKAGVPFVLHTVHGFAFHEESSPPKLWIYSNAERMAARWCHRIVTVSEYHRDWARELKIGQSHQVVAIPNGVSTKCAEAKRTPEEVREELGVCQDTVLMLAPGRLAPQKGLKYLVEAAQKLEGRASLPYLFLLAGDGPLKEELEQQAESLGVADKFRFLGFRDDVGDLLAACDVVVLPSLWEGLSLALLEAMMVGKPVISTEIGSNREVCAKGDAVRLVPPKDSTALADAIADLIDSPEQRFDLAQTGQQIAIDHYGEERMMNQYLELYDELGQGNDSAKKTNGTPSPEPGREIDKRVIRIDSPEVSPGKPIAPRYLYWKEPLERLAAGIALVCCLPLLGALIAIVKLSSPGPGLYSQKRVGKGGRIFTLYKLRSMRSDAESKSGPVWAQSGDPRVTRLGKFLRASHLDELPQLWNVANGDMSLIGPRPERPEFVAILEKSIPHYLDRLEVLPGITGLAQINLPPDSDNESVWRKLLLDRAYIQRASFWMDFGILALTGLRVVGLRGPGVRGAFKLYIDGDLLPPMPIATVDPALTEAAFESSPVETIAD; this is encoded by the coding sequence ATGGCAGCTCTGACCCGCGAGACGAACGACGCGGAAAACGTTCGTCCCCTGCGTATTCTTCACGTTGTTGGTGGTTCTGGCTTCGGCGGAGCCTCTATCTTCGTGTCGCGGCTGGCAGCATTCTGCCAGCGTCATGGCTACCATGTCGATGTCCTGACAACCGATCCGAAACTTCAAGCCACTTTAAAAGCCGCAGGCATCGGGGTCGTTGACCTGGATGTGATCTGGCGCGAGATCCGTCCTTTGAAGGATCTCAGTGGAGCTCGCAAGCTGGCGAGGTACTTGAAGACGGCCGGTTACGATATTGTTCATACGCATACGTCCAAGGGAGGTATCGTGGGTCGCTGGGCCGCCTGGAAAGCAGGCGTTCCTTTCGTGCTCCATACTGTCCATGGCTTTGCGTTTCACGAAGAGTCGAGTCCACCCAAGCTTTGGATTTATTCCAATGCGGAACGTATGGCGGCACGCTGGTGCCATCGTATCGTCACCGTTAGTGAATACCATCGCGATTGGGCTCGCGAGCTGAAAATCGGCCAGTCGCATCAGGTGGTCGCCATCCCGAATGGCGTTTCCACAAAGTGTGCCGAGGCCAAACGAACTCCGGAAGAAGTTCGTGAAGAACTGGGCGTTTGTCAGGATACGGTCCTGATGCTCGCTCCTGGTCGGCTGGCTCCGCAAAAAGGGCTGAAATATCTGGTCGAAGCCGCCCAGAAGCTGGAAGGGAGAGCCTCGCTGCCTTACCTGTTTCTGCTTGCTGGCGATGGCCCGCTGAAGGAAGAGCTTGAGCAGCAGGCCGAGTCGCTCGGTGTTGCTGACAAGTTCCGCTTCCTTGGATTCCGCGACGATGTCGGCGACCTGTTGGCCGCTTGCGATGTCGTGGTCCTTCCAAGTTTGTGGGAAGGACTCTCGCTTGCGTTGCTCGAAGCGATGATGGTTGGCAAGCCAGTCATCTCGACCGAGATCGGCAGCAACCGCGAGGTCTGTGCCAAGGGTGATGCCGTGCGATTGGTGCCACCCAAAGATTCGACTGCGCTGGCAGATGCCATTGCAGACCTGATCGACTCTCCAGAACAGCGTTTCGACCTGGCACAAACGGGCCAGCAGATCGCAATTGATCACTATGGCGAAGAACGGATGATGAACCAGTATCTGGAACTTTACGATGAACTTGGGCAAGGGAACGATTCCGCCAAGAAGACGAACGGCACGCCTTCGCCTGAGCCTGGTCGAGAGATCGACAAACGGGTGATTCGAATTGACTCGCCAGAAGTGAGTCCGGGCAAACCGATCGCTCCTCGTTATCTCTATTGGAAGGAACCACTGGAAAGGCTTGCCGCAGGCATTGCCCTGGTCTGCTGCCTTCCGCTGTTGGGTGCGTTGATCGCGATTGTGAAGCTCTCGTCGCCTGGTCCTGGTTTGTATAGCCAGAAGCGGGTTGGCAAGGGGGGAAGAATCTTCACCTTGTACAAACTCCGCAGCATGCGAAGCGATGCCGAAAGCAAGAGCGGTCCGGTATGGGCTCAGTCCGGTGACCCACGGGTCACACGATTAGGGAAGTTCCTGCGAGCATCGCATCTGGACGAACTGCCGCAGCTTTGGAATGTCGCCAATGGTGACATGTCGCTGATTGGTCCCCGGCCAGAGCGACCAGAGTTCGTGGCGATTCTCGAGAAGTCGATTCCGCACTATCTCGATCGCTTGGAAGTCTTGCCTGGGATTACGGGCCTGGCTCAGATCAACCTGCCGCCCGATTCCGATAACGAAAGCGTCTGGCGGAAGCTACTGCTCGATCGAGCCTACATCCAGCGAGCAAGTTTCTGGATGGACTTCGGCATTCTGGCTTTGACCGGATTGCGAGTCGTTGGCCTGCGAGGGCCGGGCGTTCGTGGAGCATTCAAGCTTTATATCGACGGTGATCTTTTGCCGCCGATGCCCATTGCGACCGTAGACCCTGCATTAACCGAAGCAGCGTTCGAATCCTCTCCGGTCGAAACGATTGCCGATTAG
- a CDS encoding STM4013/SEN3800 family hydrolase gives MNMNQIVGQADLMLITLDTLRYDVAQAAWQDGLLPNLSRLLPSTGWQLRHTPGNFTFAAHSAFFTGFFPTPAMPGKHFRPFALRFAGSETTGPDTCVLEGENLISGLANRGYHTICIGGVGFFNKQTPLGCVLPGMFHESHWSVELGVTDRDSTRNQVRVACDALARLPHEQRAFLFINISALHQPNCHYLPGHYEDNCATQMAALQYVDSQLPPLLDTLRARGNGWGIVCSDHGTAYGEEGYWGHRISHPVVWNVPYAEVTWEHQS, from the coding sequence ATGAACATGAACCAGATCGTCGGGCAAGCGGACCTGATGCTCATCACCTTGGATACATTGCGTTACGATGTCGCCCAGGCCGCCTGGCAAGATGGCCTCCTGCCGAATCTTTCTCGCCTGCTGCCCAGTACCGGCTGGCAGTTGCGACATACGCCTGGCAACTTCACATTCGCCGCCCACAGCGCCTTCTTCACTGGCTTTTTCCCCACGCCAGCCATGCCCGGCAAACACTTCCGCCCCTTCGCACTTCGCTTCGCAGGCAGTGAAACGACCGGTCCCGACACCTGCGTACTCGAAGGAGAGAACCTCATTTCAGGTTTGGCCAATCGAGGCTATCACACGATCTGCATCGGTGGTGTGGGCTTCTTCAACAAGCAAACGCCGCTTGGCTGTGTTCTGCCAGGCATGTTTCACGAAAGCCACTGGTCGGTGGAGCTAGGCGTGACCGATCGCGACTCCACACGAAACCAGGTCCGCGTGGCCTGCGATGCTCTGGCCCGATTACCGCATGAACAACGAGCATTTTTGTTCATCAACATATCGGCACTTCACCAGCCTAACTGTCATTACCTGCCTGGGCACTACGAAGACAACTGCGCCACGCAAATGGCTGCCCTGCAGTATGTCGACAGCCAACTGCCGCCTCTCCTGGATACCTTACGAGCACGAGGCAATGGTTGGGGAATCGTTTGTTCCGATCACGGTACCGCGTACGGCGAAGAAGGTTACTGGGGGCATCGAATTTCACATCCGGTCGTGTGGAATGTCCCGTATGCCGAAGTGACCTGGGAGCACCAATCATGA
- a CDS encoding NAD(P)-dependent oxidoreductase → MKILVIGGAGYVGSVLTTHLYEQGHELTVLDSLMFGSQSLESLFGKERFTLIEGDLRDQDLLDSTIPGHDAVCLLAAIVGEPACNRDEKNAEDINYHGAMKVLESAKRHGVKKFVFTSTCSNYGISDPNAPATETSPLNPLSVYSRSKVEAEKQILASASETFHPTVLRLSTAFGISPRMRFDLLVSDFTLAAYREQKVVIYGGQFWRPFVHTQDIARAIQMVLDSEPETVSGEVFNIGGDENNVQKMQLGEMVQQEVDGTEIETIPAGTDPRSYRVDFTKAKSRLGFVPQWSVRDGVTEVHACLRENRWSDPKDARHFN, encoded by the coding sequence ATGAAAATCCTGGTCATTGGCGGTGCCGGCTATGTCGGCTCAGTCCTTACCACGCATCTTTACGAACAAGGCCACGAGCTGACCGTGCTCGATTCACTGATGTTCGGCTCGCAATCGCTCGAATCCTTGTTCGGCAAAGAACGCTTCACCCTGATTGAAGGCGATCTGCGCGATCAAGACTTGCTCGATAGCACGATCCCCGGCCATGACGCGGTTTGCCTTCTGGCAGCCATTGTCGGCGAACCGGCATGCAACCGCGACGAGAAGAACGCCGAAGACATCAACTATCACGGCGCGATGAAGGTGCTGGAGTCGGCCAAGAGGCATGGCGTGAAGAAATTTGTCTTCACCAGCACCTGTAGCAACTATGGCATCTCGGATCCGAATGCCCCTGCGACCGAAACCTCGCCGCTGAATCCGTTGTCGGTCTACAGTCGCTCGAAGGTCGAAGCGGAAAAGCAAATCCTCGCATCGGCCAGCGAGACCTTCCATCCGACCGTACTGCGTTTGAGCACTGCTTTTGGTATCTCGCCACGGATGCGTTTCGACCTATTGGTCAGCGACTTCACGCTGGCCGCGTATCGCGAGCAGAAAGTGGTGATCTACGGTGGCCAGTTCTGGCGTCCATTCGTGCACACGCAAGACATCGCCCGTGCGATTCAGATGGTGCTCGACAGCGAACCAGAAACGGTCTCAGGCGAAGTGTTCAACATCGGTGGCGACGAGAACAACGTCCAGAAGATGCAACTGGGCGAAATGGTTCAGCAGGAAGTGGATGGCACCGAGATCGAGACGATCCCAGCCGGTACCGATCCACGAAGCTACCGCGTTGACTTCACGAAAGCCAAGTCGCGTCTCGGCTTCGTCCCGCAGTGGTCGGTCCGCGATGGCGTGACCGAAGTGCATGCGTGCCTGCGAGAGAATCGCTGGTCCGATCCGAAGGACGCACGCCACTTCAACTAG
- a CDS encoding DegT/DnrJ/EryC1/StrS family aminotransferase yields the protein MTTPQFRISELDYDQQELDAVVEVIKSQWLSQGPKIEQFENRFAEFVGSKRALAVSNGTAALHLALLASGIGPGDEVLVPSFTFVASVNAVLYVGAKPVFVDIVGPHDLNIDPVDMAAKITPRTKAAVVVHMAGFPADMDAILQLASEHNLVIVEDACHAVGARYNDNPASPLSQKMAGTAGTVGCFSFFANKNLVTGEGGMVVTDDPEIAERVRLARSHGMTKSSWDKAAGRATDYDLIDVGFNYRATELTAALGLIQLEKLPAGNRRRRQCVARYRERLAGLPGITIPFADRLDDSSHHVFPILLEDSEIRAEFRSRLGQRGVQTTFHYPPVHLFTHYQKACPETPPLPQTCDAANREVTLPLHARMTVEMVDAICDVICEELGALTPSQVNHS from the coding sequence ATGACAACACCACAATTTCGCATCTCCGAGTTGGACTACGATCAGCAGGAACTGGACGCCGTCGTCGAGGTCATCAAGAGCCAATGGCTCTCGCAAGGACCGAAGATCGAACAGTTCGAGAACCGTTTCGCGGAGTTCGTAGGTTCGAAACGAGCTTTGGCCGTCTCGAATGGTACGGCGGCGCTGCACCTGGCACTACTTGCCAGTGGCATCGGTCCTGGCGATGAAGTTCTGGTTCCCAGCTTCACGTTCGTCGCCTCGGTGAATGCCGTGCTCTACGTCGGGGCGAAGCCAGTCTTCGTCGACATTGTGGGTCCGCACGACTTGAATATCGATCCGGTCGATATGGCCGCGAAGATTACGCCGCGTACCAAAGCCGCGGTGGTCGTGCACATGGCTGGATTCCCTGCCGATATGGACGCCATCTTGCAACTCGCCAGCGAGCACAACCTGGTGATTGTGGAAGATGCGTGTCACGCGGTGGGTGCTCGTTACAACGACAATCCTGCCAGCCCGCTATCGCAAAAGATGGCTGGCACGGCAGGAACCGTCGGTTGCTTTAGCTTCTTCGCCAACAAGAACCTGGTAACAGGCGAAGGCGGGATGGTAGTGACCGACGATCCTGAAATTGCGGAACGAGTTCGATTGGCTCGTTCGCATGGCATGACCAAAAGCAGTTGGGACAAGGCTGCCGGGCGTGCAACCGACTACGACTTGATCGATGTCGGCTTTAACTACCGGGCGACGGAATTAACCGCCGCGCTCGGGCTTATTCAACTCGAGAAGCTACCCGCAGGAAATCGACGACGACGCCAGTGCGTTGCCCGGTATCGCGAACGTTTGGCAGGGCTGCCAGGCATCACGATTCCTTTCGCCGATCGACTCGACGATAGCTCTCACCACGTTTTCCCGATTCTGCTCGAAGACTCCGAAATTCGAGCCGAGTTTCGCAGCCGCCTAGGCCAGCGCGGTGTGCAAACAACTTTCCACTATCCTCCAGTCCATTTGTTCACACATTATCAAAAGGCATGTCCTGAAACTCCTCCGCTTCCGCAAACATGCGATGCCGCCAACCGTGAAGTCACGTTGCCGCTGCATGCCCGGATGACGGTCGAGATGGTCGATGCCATTTGCGATGTCATTTGTGAAGAACTGGGGGCCTTAACACCTTCGCAGGTTAACCATTCATGA
- a CDS encoding STM4014 family protein — protein sequence MSRNEPRPWHILGNPDCRRVARFQAALNQQDQPTAHLIDYASILGGSSSLAESLASGTLLRIESAAESYSTRRMLLAYGYDRAMAEGYQAASPQQIERHTSAASIEFKPRQLYLGFQRLLLELDQACAASDCLPVQVPSDIACMYDKWRCQKLMAEAGIAVPKLLGRITSWDHLRDLTGSDGRYMVKMAHGSGGVGCIALHWSRGRVRAFISSQTLAMAAPELADLSVPIQVLRDERSLAYVIEQLAPEQIHLEHWLAKAKHQGKPFDLRVVVIAGRPRHAIARVGRSPFTNLNLGGQRFSLDQLDVPDRMNLWSQVESISTKVANCFPQTLSFGLDLLITPSGQLSVLEVNAFGDLLLNVLSEGQDPYAAEIAATEAWIQSRYRDHSETGVAVA from the coding sequence ATGTCTCGGAATGAGCCGCGTCCTTGGCACATTTTGGGCAACCCCGACTGTCGCCGGGTTGCCCGATTCCAGGCGGCCCTCAACCAGCAAGACCAGCCTACGGCTCATTTGATCGACTATGCGTCGATCCTCGGCGGGAGCTCCAGCCTGGCCGAAAGTCTTGCCTCGGGAACGCTGCTGCGGATTGAGTCCGCCGCCGAAAGCTATTCTACGCGGCGAATGCTGCTGGCCTATGGTTACGATCGAGCCATGGCCGAAGGCTATCAGGCGGCGAGCCCGCAGCAAATCGAGCGGCACACTTCCGCAGCCTCGATTGAGTTCAAACCGCGGCAACTTTACCTCGGCTTTCAGCGATTGCTGCTGGAACTCGATCAGGCCTGCGCTGCTTCTGACTGTCTGCCAGTCCAAGTGCCCAGCGATATTGCCTGCATGTACGACAAGTGGCGTTGCCAGAAGCTGATGGCAGAGGCAGGCATCGCCGTACCAAAGCTGTTGGGTCGTATCACGTCATGGGACCACCTGCGAGATCTTACTGGTAGCGATGGCCGCTATATGGTGAAGATGGCACACGGTTCTGGTGGCGTTGGATGCATCGCGCTGCATTGGTCACGCGGGCGTGTCCGAGCCTTCATATCGTCGCAAACTCTGGCGATGGCAGCGCCGGAGCTTGCCGACTTGAGCGTTCCGATTCAGGTCCTTCGGGACGAACGATCCCTGGCCTATGTCATCGAACAACTTGCCCCGGAGCAGATCCATCTCGAACATTGGCTTGCGAAAGCAAAGCACCAGGGCAAGCCGTTCGATCTGCGGGTCGTCGTTATCGCAGGACGCCCACGCCACGCGATTGCCCGCGTCGGGCGGAGTCCGTTCACGAACTTGAATCTCGGTGGCCAACGTTTCAGCCTCGATCAACTGGACGTACCGGATCGCATGAACCTTTGGTCGCAAGTCGAATCGATCTCAACCAAGGTCGCCAACTGTTTCCCACAGACGCTTTCGTTCGGGCTCGATTTGCTGATAACGCCGAGCGGCCAGTTAAGCGTTCTAGAGGTCAATGCGTTTGGCGACTTGCTGTTGAATGTCCTTTCGGAAGGACAGGATCCTTACGCCGCGGAGATCGCGGCTACCGAAGCGTGGATTCAATCGCGATATCGTGACCACTCGGAAACGGGAGTCGCCGTCGCATGA